The Thiorhodovibrio litoralis genome includes a window with the following:
- a CDS encoding IS4 family transposase — protein sequence MIALASELQDISLGDKRLNHRAQQVLETLGAKPTQSIPGACNGWYETRAAYRFFDHPTVTAEQILAPHFACTEERLREHPRVLCIQDTSELDYTTKKGIVGLGPLNFESRYGMYIHPTLAVTPERLALGLLDLHTFVREPGSLGQDKDSRRPLEEKESVRWVDGYARVNALAEELSDTRLTYVADREGDIYDLFVEAPIPENSADWLVRVQHRDRCLADGRKLNEALDAAAVLTEITFERPATKGAKARQVKQEIKVVRVTLKAPWRPDRTLPDVTVTALLATEVNPPAGEEPLNWLLLTNLAVQSAEEAIETLSWYLCRWQVEIFFRILKSGCRIEELQLETRERLEPALALYMIIAWRVLYLTMLGRECPELPCDAVFAEEEWKAVYLVTQKQAPPEQPPSLDTMVRMVASLGGFLNRKSDGFPGPKTLWIGLQRIPDFVMALEAYRSVRDSYG from the coding sequence ATGATCGCGCTGGCCTCTGAACTGCAGGACATCTCTCTGGGCGACAAGCGCCTGAATCATCGCGCCCAACAGGTGCTTGAAACCCTCGGCGCCAAGCCGACACAAAGTATTCCCGGGGCTTGCAACGGTTGGTATGAGACCCGGGCCGCCTATCGCTTTTTCGATCATCCCACGGTCACCGCCGAGCAGATCCTCGCACCCCATTTTGCTTGTACCGAAGAACGTCTGCGCGAGCATCCGCGGGTGCTGTGTATCCAAGATACCAGCGAGCTGGACTATACAACCAAAAAAGGCATTGTCGGTCTTGGGCCACTGAACTTTGAGAGCCGCTATGGGATGTACATCCATCCCACCTTGGCGGTCACGCCCGAGCGCCTCGCGCTGGGGCTGCTGGATTTGCACACTTTTGTGCGCGAGCCCGGTAGCCTGGGCCAGGACAAAGACTCGCGCCGCCCACTGGAGGAGAAAGAAAGCGTGCGCTGGGTCGATGGCTACGCGCGCGTCAATGCGCTGGCCGAGGAACTGAGCGACACGCGCTTGACCTATGTTGCCGATCGCGAGGGCGACATCTACGACCTGTTTGTTGAAGCGCCCATCCCCGAGAACAGCGCCGATTGGCTGGTACGGGTGCAGCATCGCGACCGCTGCTTGGCCGATGGCAGAAAGCTCAATGAGGCCCTGGACGCCGCTGCGGTGCTCACCGAGATCACCTTCGAGCGTCCCGCCACCAAGGGGGCCAAAGCACGCCAGGTCAAGCAGGAGATCAAGGTGGTGCGCGTGACCCTGAAGGCACCCTGGCGCCCGGATCGCACCTTGCCCGATGTCACGGTCACGGCCTTGCTCGCCACCGAGGTCAATCCACCCGCCGGCGAGGAGCCACTCAACTGGCTGTTGCTGACCAATCTGGCGGTGCAGAGCGCCGAGGAGGCCATCGAGACGCTCTCCTGGTATCTTTGCAGGTGGCAAGTGGAGATTTTTTTCCGGATCTTAAAAAGTGGCTGCCGCATCGAGGAGCTGCAGCTCGAGACGCGCGAGCGCCTGGAGCCGGCGCTCGCTTTGTACATGATCATCGCGTGGCGGGTGCTGTACCTGACCATGCTCGGGCGCGAGTGCCCGGAGTTGCCTTGCGATGCGGTCTTTGCCGAGGAGGAATGGAAGGCGGTCTATCTGGTCACCCAGAAACAAGCGCCACCCGAGCAGCCGCCCTCGCTCGATACCATGGTGCGCATGGTCGCCTCCCTGGGCGGCTTTCTCAACCGCAAATCCGATGGGTTCCCGGGACCGAAGACGCTCTGGATTGGGTTGCAGCGCATCCCCGATTTTGTCATGGCGCTGGAGGCTTACCGCAGCGTCAGGGATAGTTATGGGTAA
- a CDS encoding DUF4338 domain-containing protein: MDQAIPSRLCGRPFNETDLARIRQEIALAQPPLRAEIARRVCRALEWTDIQGRPKLMSARVGLLRLHRAGLIVLPPPTCGNGNGRRFVPRPESRPEPIPVSVPLRALSGLRLARVDDRRASQLWNGLIERYHYLGYSPLPGAQLRYLIQWDGGLLGAIGFGAAAWKVAARDRWIGWTPAQRQAHLGRVLNNARFLILPWVQVKHLASKVLSLAARQVSVDFPARYGERLVLLETFVETPRFAGTCYRAANWHDLGETTGRGKCDRTHRAALPRKAIYVYPLAADFRAALGVVA; encoded by the coding sequence ATGGACCAAGCGATTCCAAGCCGTTTATGTGGGCGCCCTTTCAACGAGACCGACTTAGCGCGCATTCGCCAGGAGATCGCGCTGGCGCAGCCGCCGCTGCGCGCGGAGATCGCTCGGCGGGTGTGCCGCGCGCTGGAGTGGACCGATATCCAAGGCCGCCCCAAGCTCATGAGTGCCCGGGTGGGACTGCTGCGGTTGCATCGTGCCGGGCTCATTGTGCTGCCGCCACCGACCTGCGGCAATGGCAATGGGCGGCGCTTCGTCCCGCGCCCCGAGTCCCGGCCCGAACCGATCCCAGTGTCCGTCCCGCTGCGCGCGCTCAGCGGCTTGCGCCTGGCGCGCGTTGATGATCGAAGGGCCTCGCAATTATGGAACGGCCTGATCGAGCGCTACCACTACCTCGGCTACAGTCCCCTGCCTGGTGCGCAGCTGCGCTACCTGATCCAGTGGGATGGCGGTCTGCTCGGCGCCATCGGCTTTGGCGCGGCGGCCTGGAAAGTCGCTGCCCGCGACCGCTGGATTGGCTGGACGCCCGCGCAGCGCCAAGCACACCTGGGACGGGTGCTCAACAACGCCCGCTTCCTCATCCTGCCCTGGGTGCAGGTCAAACACCTCGCCTCCAAGGTGCTGTCCTTGGCCGCGCGGCAAGTCAGTGTCGACTTTCCCGCCCGCTATGGCGAGCGTCTGGTGCTGCTGGAGACCTTTGTCGAGACCCCACGCTTTGCCGGGACCTGTTACCGTGCCGCCAACTGGCACGACTTGGGCGAAACCACCGGGCGCGGCAAGTGCGACCGCACCCATCGGGCCGCGCTGCCGCGCAAGGCGATCTATGTCTACCCGCTGGCGGCGGACTTCCGCGCCGCCCTGGGGGTGGTGGCATGA
- a CDS encoding IS4/Tn5 family transposase DNA-binding protein — protein MIALASELQDISLGDKRLNHRAQQVLETLGAKPTQSIPGACNGWYETRAAYRFFDHPTVTAEQILAPHFACTEERPREHPRVLCIQDTSELDYTIPLPISPRPSVVRGWTQLPSSAEMPFHLQQGDGRPWTKRFQAVYVGALSTRPT, from the coding sequence ATGATCGCGCTGGCCTCTGAACTGCAGGACATCTCTCTGGGCGACAAGCGCCTGAATCATCGCGCCCAACAGGTGCTTGAAACCCTCGGCGCCAAGCCGACACAAAGTATTCCCGGGGCTTGCAACGGTTGGTATGAGACCCGGGCCGCCTATCGCTTTTTCGATCATCCCACGGTCACCGCCGAGCAGATCCTCGCACCCCATTTTGCTTGTACCGAAGAACGTCCGCGCGAGCATCCGCGGGTGCTGTGTATCCAAGATACCAGCGAGCTGGACTATACCATACCATTACCCATATCTCCCCGCCCCAGCGTCGTCCGGGGCTGGACACAGCTCCCGAGTTCTGCTGAGATGCCCTTTCATCTTCAGCAAGGGGACGGGAGACCATGGACCAAGCGATTCCAAGCCGTTTATGTGGGCGCCCTTTCAACGAGACCGACTTAG
- a CDS encoding putative toxin-antitoxin system toxin component, PIN family encodes MKIVIDTSVLVAALRSRVGASHALLRSLPDPRFRIALSVTLYTEWQAVLTRPEHMPTDVTPAQVLAFLRYLASIAHRQDIYYLWRPVLRDPNDDMVLECAMASGSRFIVTHNLSDFRRAESFSIQAVTPAQFLDFLEAPIT; translated from the coding sequence ATGAAGATCGTTATCGACACATCCGTCCTCGTAGCTGCCTTGCGCTCCCGTGTCGGCGCCAGCCATGCTTTGTTGCGAAGCCTGCCCGATCCACGCTTTCGCATCGCACTCTCGGTCACACTTTATACGGAATGGCAAGCGGTGCTAACGCGGCCCGAGCATATGCCGACTGACGTTACGCCGGCACAGGTGCTGGCGTTTCTGCGTTATCTGGCATCGATTGCACATCGCCAAGACATCTACTATCTGTGGCGTCCAGTGCTGCGCGACCCCAATGACGACATGGTGCTTGAATGCGCCATGGCCTCGGGTAGCCGTTTCATCGTCACGCACAATCTGAGCGACTTTCGGCGGGCCGAGTCATTCAGCATCCAGGCCGTCACACCGGCGCAGTTTCTCGACTTTCTTGAGGCGCCGATCACTTGA
- a CDS encoding toxin-antitoxin system HicB family antitoxin has product MSALTVRLPNSVHQTIKELAARDEISVNQFIASAAAEKMAAVLTLDYLRTEAAKGRREDFLHLLDQVPDAPPLAGDEWPASS; this is encoded by the coding sequence ATGAGCGCACTGACCGTCCGTTTGCCCAATTCCGTCCATCAAACCATCAAAGAACTGGCGGCTCGGGATGAGATCTCCGTCAACCAGTTCATCGCCAGCGCCGCCGCCGAGAAAATGGCCGCCGTGCTGACCCTCGATTATTTGCGCACCGAGGCCGCCAAGGGCCGGCGCGAGGATTTCCTGCACCTGCTCGATCAGGTTCCAGACGCCCCGCCGCTTGCGGGGGATGAGTGGCCGGCGAGTTCATAG
- a CDS encoding tetratricopeptide repeat protein — protein sequence MKTLVDFDGVLRIAQLELPADDYAMILDADAGAPEAECEFGLWLLENGRETLAVEWLQRAAHAGVADAMQWLGKLYARGEGVEQDEAQATEWIKQAAAHGHPIAQRQVAELGL from the coding sequence GTGAAAACCCTGGTGGATTTCGACGGCGTGCTGCGGATCGCGCAGCTGGAACTTCCTGCGGATGACTATGCAATGATCCTGGACGCGGATGCGGGCGCGCCGGAGGCAGAATGCGAGTTTGGCCTGTGGCTGCTGGAAAATGGGCGCGAGACGCTGGCCGTGGAGTGGTTGCAACGAGCGGCGCACGCGGGCGTGGCCGATGCCATGCAATGGCTCGGCAAGCTCTATGCGCGCGGCGAGGGGGTGGAGCAAGACGAAGCCCAGGCCACTGAGTGGATCAAACAGGCCGCCGCGCATGGCCATCCGATCGCGCAGCGGCAGGTGGCGGAGCTTGGGCTTTAG
- a CDS encoding TMEM43 family protein, with protein sequence MAREPRDKWGSFVVGPIIVFVALGAIWKNENRFDYHQAAKKTQAVESVQELTPEQRFSYTGSMDQSLVLPGEYVEAFTGYLMVRRDAEIYAWDKETDSDDRVTWSRRWMSSVESNSRNNGISQQLSSRTLTPTEYQVGDLTIDGARIEFVDSSVEISPFDLRITNPVLEDRGEYLYLSKGEVDNMGDERIRYTGIRVPTTATYFGKAEAGRGVADTSQARTGMINAIIQDSGILHHIVAGERETALATMAAHISRLKWIVRGAASAVVIIGFNIFFSAMLGFLYSIPLIGGLARSGSFVLSLALGLPLIVVTMLGGYLIANPAVLLAIAALIGGGTLALRKRKKKTQNAVFQQLETQYGPELQTLDIKELEFIELAKLVFSDGKLDPKEEEFLRRWSRKQGWDDGRFLDMLNKAKTMSDSGPPSRTASEEQLKNLIRLALADGHLSRSELNSIQHAAKRLGFDRGRIARITQQVQQMAARGAAQPA encoded by the coding sequence ATGGCAAGAGAGCCGAGAGACAAGTGGGGCAGTTTCGTTGTCGGGCCTATCATCGTGTTCGTTGCCCTCGGGGCGATTTGGAAGAACGAGAACCGCTTCGACTATCACCAGGCAGCCAAGAAAACCCAGGCTGTCGAGTCGGTGCAAGAACTGACCCCGGAGCAGCGCTTCTCCTATACCGGCAGCATGGATCAATCACTGGTCCTGCCAGGGGAGTATGTCGAAGCCTTCACCGGGTACCTGATGGTACGCCGCGACGCCGAGATCTACGCCTGGGACAAGGAGACGGACTCCGACGACCGCGTGACCTGGTCGCGGCGCTGGATGAGCAGCGTGGAGAGCAACTCCCGCAACAACGGCATCAGCCAGCAGCTTTCCTCGCGCACACTGACCCCCACCGAGTATCAAGTCGGCGATTTGACGATCGATGGCGCACGCATCGAATTCGTCGACAGTTCTGTCGAGATATCGCCGTTTGATTTGCGCATCACGAATCCCGTGCTCGAAGACCGGGGCGAGTACCTCTACCTGTCAAAGGGTGAAGTCGACAACATGGGCGATGAGCGAATTCGTTACACCGGCATTCGAGTGCCCACGACCGCGACCTATTTCGGCAAGGCCGAAGCGGGCCGGGGCGTGGCGGATACCTCGCAGGCCCGCACTGGGATGATCAATGCGATCATTCAGGACAGCGGTATTCTCCATCACATCGTCGCCGGCGAAAGGGAAACCGCCCTGGCCACCATGGCGGCGCACATCAGCCGACTAAAGTGGATTGTGCGAGGGGCAGCATCAGCGGTGGTGATTATCGGATTCAATATCTTCTTCAGCGCAATGCTCGGGTTCTTGTATTCCATCCCCTTGATTGGCGGCCTTGCGCGATCGGGTTCCTTCGTCCTCTCTCTGGCGCTGGGGCTCCCGCTGATAGTGGTGACCATGCTGGGTGGCTATCTGATCGCTAATCCGGCCGTCTTGCTGGCAATCGCAGCTCTGATCGGCGGTGGCACATTGGCTCTGCGCAAACGCAAGAAGAAAACCCAAAACGCGGTCTTCCAGCAACTGGAAACCCAGTACGGCCCTGAACTGCAAACCCTGGACATCAAAGAGCTGGAATTCATCGAACTGGCAAAGCTGGTTTTCTCCGACGGCAAGCTGGACCCCAAGGAGGAGGAATTCCTCCGGCGCTGGTCACGTAAGCAGGGCTGGGATGATGGCCGTTTCCTGGACATGCTGAACAAAGCAAAAACCATGAGCGACAGCGGCCCACCCAGCCGCACGGCAAGCGAAGAGCAGCTGAAAAACCTCATCCGCCTGGCACTGGCAGACGGCCACCTTTCACGCTCGGAGTTGAATAGCATTCAACACGCAGCGAAACGCCTGGGCTTTGATCGCGGACGCATTGCCCGGATAACCCAGCAGGTCCAACAGATGGCGGCCAGAGGCGCGGCCCAGCCTGCCTGA
- a CDS encoding response regulator encodes MNALARWITLAFVLLALGLGALIEGYWRGALKPGLQNEAQHQANLLGQAQADRLAGALVLAMTEARSQPLKDVLNEVLSFKEKDTGQPFFSALAIELAPEWDELDPQLLQQGDPACANCLVAEVPLLDPRDYHLIGLARFLTTDQFLREHLKVFRRHLLIQSALGGALLIVVWVGALLLTLLMHRQRDRRQRAEQTTAWTQARYERLLNRLQGYFVYARSADGRLLFASDSVREVMGCEPQVFCRELERFLVDVSSASAVFPLGVGDVQLSASSVVRVRNARGQLRQLECTETLAVDAPDGTRVIEGVARDVSTQKELEASLLEAKERAESASRAKTALLANVSHELRTPMSSIIGLAKLLLQADIPPAQRDRASKIRAAAQSLLRILDDILAVSKMEAGRVRLEERNFTLDEVLEQIASFAAIRNREPMLDIAFAIGPGVPRHLRGDPVRLGQVLLNLTSNAIKFTPSGSVLLCVEQVVPEPEPEHIRGLIRRGAGGSGPGNSGEDHARDRVRLKFALEDTGVGIASKDLQRLFQPFSQLDNSDASSAQGGTGLGLAISRHLVRLMGGDIEVYSYPQRGSIFQFTAELGLSRDAEQPSELNWPEPGTRALVVSEREFSQALLGQALNHLGLAVALAASGTDALSMLGDACRKGCAFSLVLLDARLADAQADAQVATVVRQLRQHPAISPKPALVLIGTLGAVQGAEAQAGDGVFDGLVTQAMSHAALRGALLSALGQSPPQENAASRLHALSGQIPPGTRVLVADDHAVNREIAVDVLKGLGFEVTAAADGFEALACLGRERFDAVLLDIRMPGLDGFQVTERLRADPRLADLPVIALTAHGMIEGEHLCRAAGMTAFLNKPLDETELLKTLLPYLRGRDAKGPGDRRNDQAPAWAGTEADFHSQLSRAMPAMTDYLAREQQADAIALAQRLKTAARLAGEVQAAEALADLQRALVKGESRDVSTRLLEQALNETRQSPGDEAPSASNDNQSAETAMP; translated from the coding sequence ATGAATGCTCTTGCCCGTTGGATCACCCTCGCGTTTGTGCTTCTTGCACTGGGGCTTGGCGCGCTGATTGAAGGGTATTGGCGGGGCGCACTCAAGCCAGGTCTTCAGAACGAAGCCCAGCATCAGGCGAATCTATTGGGGCAGGCCCAGGCCGATCGTCTGGCTGGGGCCTTGGTTCTCGCCATGACCGAGGCGCGCTCGCAACCGCTTAAGGATGTGCTGAACGAGGTGCTCAGCTTCAAGGAGAAAGACACCGGCCAGCCCTTTTTCTCCGCGCTTGCGATCGAACTGGCGCCTGAATGGGATGAACTTGATCCGCAGCTGTTGCAGCAGGGCGACCCGGCATGTGCGAACTGCCTGGTGGCCGAGGTGCCCCTGCTCGACCCGCGCGATTACCATTTGATCGGTCTCGCCCGCTTCTTGACCACGGATCAGTTCCTGCGCGAGCACCTGAAGGTTTTCCGACGCCACCTGCTGATTCAATCAGCGCTTGGCGGTGCCTTGCTGATTGTTGTCTGGGTTGGCGCGTTGCTGCTGACGTTGCTCATGCACCGCCAGCGCGATCGTCGCCAGCGCGCCGAGCAAACAACGGCCTGGACCCAGGCACGCTACGAGCGGTTGCTCAACCGCCTGCAGGGCTATTTCGTCTACGCCCGATCAGCGGATGGCCGGCTGCTCTTTGCCAGTGACTCCGTGCGGGAGGTGATGGGCTGCGAGCCGCAGGTATTCTGCCGTGAGCTCGAGCGGTTTCTCGTCGATGTCAGCAGCGCGTCTGCGGTGTTTCCCTTAGGCGTGGGTGACGTGCAGCTATCAGCCAGCAGCGTGGTGCGGGTGCGCAATGCCAGGGGACAACTGCGGCAGCTTGAATGCACCGAAACCCTTGCTGTCGATGCTCCTGATGGGACCAGGGTCATCGAAGGTGTCGCGCGCGATGTCAGCACCCAGAAAGAGCTCGAAGCCAGTCTGCTCGAAGCCAAAGAGCGCGCCGAAAGCGCTAGTCGTGCCAAGACGGCGCTGCTCGCCAATGTAAGCCACGAGCTGCGCACGCCGATGTCGAGCATTATTGGTCTGGCCAAGCTCCTGCTGCAGGCCGATATTCCTCCGGCGCAGCGCGATCGGGCCAGCAAGATTCGCGCGGCAGCGCAGTCTCTGCTCAGGATTCTCGATGACATTCTGGCTGTCTCCAAAATGGAAGCCGGGCGGGTCAGGCTCGAAGAACGCAATTTCACGCTCGATGAGGTACTCGAGCAGATTGCCAGCTTCGCCGCGATCAGAAACCGGGAGCCAATGCTGGACATCGCTTTTGCCATCGGTCCTGGTGTGCCGCGGCATCTGCGCGGCGACCCTGTGCGACTGGGGCAAGTGCTCCTGAACCTGACCAGCAATGCGATCAAGTTCACCCCGAGCGGTTCGGTGTTGCTGTGTGTCGAGCAGGTCGTGCCAGAGCCAGAGCCAGAGCATATCCGGGGCCTTATCCGGAGAGGCGCCGGGGGGAGCGGCCCAGGAAATTCCGGCGAGGATCACGCCAGGGACCGCGTCAGACTGAAATTTGCGCTTGAAGATACTGGCGTTGGCATTGCCTCGAAGGACCTGCAGCGCCTGTTTCAGCCCTTTTCGCAGCTAGACAATTCCGACGCCAGCAGCGCTCAAGGCGGGACCGGTCTGGGGCTCGCGATCTCGCGCCATCTGGTGCGACTCATGGGCGGGGACATCGAGGTCTATAGCTATCCCCAGCGGGGCAGTATCTTCCAGTTCACCGCCGAGCTTGGTCTGTCGCGGGACGCTGAACAACCGAGCGAGCTGAACTGGCCGGAGCCTGGCACGCGTGCCCTAGTCGTCAGCGAGCGCGAATTCTCCCAAGCACTCTTGGGGCAAGCACTCAATCACCTGGGTTTGGCGGTGGCATTGGCGGCCTCGGGCACTGACGCCCTGTCCATGCTTGGCGACGCTTGCCGCAAGGGATGTGCTTTTTCGCTTGTGCTCTTGGATGCTCGCCTGGCAGATGCCCAAGCCGATGCTCAAGTAGCCACTGTCGTACGGCAATTGCGCCAGCACCCGGCGATCTCCCCCAAACCGGCGCTTGTGCTGATTGGAACGCTCGGCGCGGTGCAGGGTGCCGAGGCTCAGGCTGGCGATGGAGTCTTTGACGGCCTGGTTACGCAGGCGATGTCGCACGCTGCATTGCGAGGGGCGCTGCTGAGCGCATTGGGCCAATCGCCGCCACAAGAGAATGCTGCATCCAGGCTGCATGCGCTCAGCGGGCAGATTCCGCCCGGTACCCGGGTTCTGGTAGCTGACGATCACGCCGTCAACCGCGAAATCGCGGTCGATGTCCTGAAAGGATTGGGATTCGAGGTGACCGCCGCCGCCGATGGATTCGAAGCGCTCGCCTGTCTTGGGCGGGAGAGGTTCGACGCTGTGCTGCTCGACATCCGCATGCCCGGCCTCGATGGTTTTCAGGTGACAGAACGCCTGCGCGCCGACCCGCGCCTGGCGGATCTGCCGGTCATCGCACTGACCGCCCATGGGATGATCGAAGGCGAGCACCTGTGTCGCGCGGCGGGAATGACGGCCTTTTTGAACAAACCGCTCGACGAAACCGAGTTGTTGAAAACCTTGCTGCCATATTTGCGCGGTCGCGATGCCAAGGGGCCGGGTGATCGCAGGAATGACCAGGCGCCTGCCTGGGCCGGCACCGAGGCTGACTTCCACAGTCAGCTGAGTCGGGCCATGCCAGCCATGACCGATTATCTCGCGCGCGAGCAACAGGCCGATGCCATCGCCCTGGCGCAGCGTCTGAAAACAGCCGCGCGACTCGCCGGCGAAGTGCAGGCTGCCGAAGCCCTGGCGGATTTGCAGCGGGCGCTGGTCAAGGGCGAGTCCAGGGATGTGTCGACCCGCCTGCTGGAGCAGGCGCTGAATGAGACAAGACAATCACCCGGCGATGAGGCCCCATCAGCCAGTAACGACAACCAGTCGGCCGAGACGGCGATGCCCTGA
- a CDS encoding TonB-dependent receptor plug domain-containing protein gives MLVLLCAGLSMPECGIGREAAGEFDPSEQGLESRSLESKVLDVIADATEIATKNRMNADYVPGIVTILRRDEMMALGVRTVAEALTLVPGVVIDRRQEGLFTASFRGIDNGNNEVKVLIDSVPLNNSLAGNSTYFELPIAQVERIEVIRGPGSALYGESAFAGLINIVTYSQPYAHLRYGDNGTTEVGAIYRFDDPERDLSLRVNLAGWDSRGADLWVERDLLHTIGLASVSNAPGPVDSGEQYRFGQLNLDVGNASLFAQYQFSRKNAFFGSTGVLPDPSRQNDRLDGSQWLLQGRVDFAPMANLNGALILRWQQIDSFLDKLLRPPGAPAVPGSPVLPDGLYTERWFSVMSTKAESFLEWTGWDYHKLRVEFSVARDEGLDAWRAFNADIFTFEPLPGMRRYSGELATFSPDAARTISSLAIQDQWSVLENLDLTLGARYDHYSDVSGSFSPRFAGVWRINDRHVVKAQFAGAFFPPTLLQRYYVPLPPTEQETPDQPQRVHTAEIGYIFRKPNTVARLTLYYSKLFDIIVTTPEGIFNRGKERLKGVELEWEQRFWRDFKLNANLSYADTLNEETGGPVPGAAKWLGNLGVFYNPRKDVLLAGRWRYVGDRARDPLDSRTDPLGAYNDLSLTLSWFDVGVNGLTVRAGATNLLNESIRSPAPMDTYEYDYPLLEGRALWIQFAYTLN, from the coding sequence ATGCTTGTCCTGCTATGCGCGGGGCTGTCAATGCCGGAATGCGGCATTGGCCGCGAGGCTGCGGGGGAGTTCGATCCATCAGAGCAGGGGTTGGAGAGCCGGTCGCTCGAATCCAAGGTTCTTGACGTGATCGCTGACGCGACGGAGATTGCCACCAAGAACCGCATGAATGCTGACTATGTGCCCGGCATCGTGACCATTCTAAGGCGCGATGAGATGATGGCTCTGGGTGTGCGGACTGTGGCGGAAGCTTTGACTCTGGTGCCTGGCGTGGTCATCGACCGTCGGCAAGAAGGTCTTTTCACTGCGTCTTTTCGTGGCATTGATAATGGAAATAATGAAGTCAAGGTTCTGATTGACTCCGTGCCGCTGAATAACAGCCTCGCGGGAAACTCGACGTACTTCGAGTTACCGATTGCGCAAGTCGAGCGTATCGAGGTGATTCGCGGCCCTGGCTCCGCGCTCTACGGGGAATCGGCTTTCGCTGGCCTGATCAACATCGTTACATACTCGCAACCCTACGCACACCTGCGCTACGGTGACAATGGCACCACGGAAGTCGGTGCTATCTACCGCTTTGACGACCCCGAGCGAGACCTTTCGCTGCGAGTGAACCTGGCAGGCTGGGATAGTCGCGGGGCTGATCTGTGGGTTGAGAGAGACCTGCTCCATACCATCGGGCTGGCTTCAGTCTCCAATGCTCCGGGGCCGGTCGATAGTGGTGAGCAATATCGATTCGGACAGCTTAACCTTGATGTGGGCAATGCCTCGCTGTTCGCGCAATATCAGTTCAGTCGCAAAAACGCGTTCTTCGGTAGCACCGGCGTCCTGCCTGATCCGTCCCGCCAAAACGATCGTTTGGATGGAAGTCAATGGTTGCTTCAGGGCCGCGTTGACTTTGCGCCAATGGCGAATCTAAACGGTGCTTTGATCCTCCGCTGGCAACAGATAGACTCTTTCTTAGACAAACTCCTGCGGCCTCCCGGTGCGCCTGCGGTGCCAGGCAGTCCGGTACTGCCAGATGGGTTGTACACTGAGAGATGGTTTTCGGTCATGTCGACCAAAGCCGAGAGCTTTCTCGAATGGACGGGCTGGGACTACCACAAGTTGCGCGTGGAGTTCAGCGTTGCGAGGGATGAAGGACTCGATGCATGGCGCGCCTTTAACGCCGATATCTTTACCTTCGAGCCGTTGCCCGGAATGCGTCGCTATTCGGGAGAACTTGCGACTTTCTCGCCAGACGCGGCTCGCACCATCAGCAGCCTGGCGATTCAGGATCAGTGGTCCGTCCTTGAGAATCTCGATCTGACGCTCGGCGCACGCTATGACCATTACAGCGATGTTAGCGGCAGTTTTTCCCCTCGCTTTGCCGGTGTCTGGCGCATCAACGACAGGCACGTGGTTAAAGCTCAGTTTGCCGGTGCGTTTTTTCCGCCCACGCTGCTTCAGCGGTATTATGTCCCGTTGCCGCCGACAGAGCAGGAAACGCCGGATCAACCGCAGCGCGTTCACACGGCGGAGATCGGCTACATTTTCCGCAAGCCGAACACTGTCGCCCGCCTGACCCTTTACTACTCCAAGTTATTTGACATCATCGTCACGACTCCTGAAGGCATCTTCAATCGCGGCAAAGAGCGTCTGAAGGGGGTCGAACTCGAGTGGGAGCAGCGGTTCTGGCGCGACTTCAAGCTGAATGCCAATCTGAGCTATGCGGACACCTTAAACGAGGAGACTGGTGGCCCCGTCCCCGGCGCGGCAAAATGGCTCGGTAATCTTGGCGTTTTCTACAATCCCCGCAAAGATGTTCTGCTCGCTGGGCGCTGGCGCTACGTCGGCGATCGGGCGCGAGATCCGCTGGATTCGCGCACCGACCCTTTGGGTGCATACAACGACCTGTCCCTAACGCTGAGCTGGTTCGACGTTGGAGTCAACGGGTTAACGGTGCGCGCTGGCGCGACCAATCTATTGAATGAATCCATTCGCTCCCCTGCGCCAATGGATACTTACGAGTACGATTACCCGTTGCTGGAGGGACGTGCTCTTTGGATTCAGTTTGCTTACACGCTTAATTAA